One Mesorhizobium loti genomic window carries:
- a CDS encoding phosphoserine phosphatase has translation MPLIATLVSRPADRALSPSLANMASRSVGASTIAWLAEGIACDLALSQEADATDTTAALRATLAGEPVDVIVQQAETRRKKILIADMDSTMIDQECIDELADEIGVKEHVAAITARSMNGEIAFEPALRERVALLKGLDAAVVDRIVANRLTLASGGRALVQTMRANGAWAALVSGGFEVFTTRIAAMLGFQENRANRLLEQDGRFTGLVGEPILGRAAKAEALLEISARLGLTPADAIAVGDGANDLDMIRLAGTGVALHAKPTVAAQAKVRIDHGDLTALLYLQGYRSEEIVQ, from the coding sequence ATGCCGCTCATTGCCACGCTTGTTTCCCGTCCCGCCGACCGCGCTCTGTCGCCGTCGCTTGCGAATATGGCCTCGCGCTCGGTCGGCGCAAGCACCATCGCCTGGCTGGCTGAAGGCATTGCCTGCGATCTTGCCCTGTCGCAAGAGGCTGACGCCACCGATACCACGGCTGCCCTGCGCGCCACATTGGCTGGGGAACCGGTCGATGTGATCGTCCAGCAGGCCGAAACGCGTCGCAAGAAAATCCTCATCGCCGACATGGATTCGACCATGATCGACCAGGAATGCATCGACGAACTGGCCGACGAGATCGGCGTCAAGGAGCACGTCGCGGCGATCACCGCGCGGTCGATGAACGGCGAGATCGCTTTCGAGCCGGCGCTGCGTGAACGGGTGGCGCTGCTGAAGGGACTCGATGCCGCCGTCGTCGACCGCATCGTTGCCAATCGGCTGACATTGGCCTCGGGCGGCCGCGCGCTGGTCCAGACCATGCGTGCCAACGGCGCCTGGGCGGCACTGGTCTCGGGTGGCTTCGAAGTGTTCACGACCCGCATCGCCGCCATGCTCGGCTTTCAGGAAAACCGCGCCAATCGCCTGCTCGAACAGGACGGACGTTTCACCGGCCTGGTCGGCGAGCCGATCCTCGGCCGCGCCGCCAAGGCCGAGGCGCTGCTCGAAATCTCGGCGCGGCTTGGCCTGACGCCGGCCGATGCCATCGCCGTCGGCGACGGCGCCAACGACCTCGACATGATCCGCCTCGCCGGCACCGGTGTGGCGCTTCATGCGAAACCGACAGTGGCGGCGCAGGCCAAGGTCCGCATCGACCATGGCGACCTCACCGCTTTGCTCTACCTTCAGGGCTATCGGAGCGAGGAAATCGTCCAATGA
- a CDS encoding tRNA delta(2)-isopentenylpyrophosphate transferase, with protein sequence MSGIENSGADAGEGRVKNAILIAGPTASGKSALALDLAERAGGVVVNTDSMQGYSVLEVLTARPEAADLARVPHFLYGHVHPGTAYSTGAWLRDVMKLIDDGALSRRPIFVGGTGLYFRALAEGISEMPDIPPRIRDRWRYELKEQGAVKLHGLLLREDSRAAMQLKPTDSQRVVRALEVLDASGRSILDWQAERGRPLIDRRTARFLVIEPDRAALVDRIERRFDQMLDKGALEEVRRLAALGLDPDLPAMKAIGVRDLQAAMAGQLSFPEAIERAKIATRQYAKRQTTWFRHQLGPEWQRLRPGDDLETTIQTLVANAT encoded by the coding sequence ATGAGCGGCATCGAGAATTCCGGCGCGGATGCGGGCGAAGGCCGCGTGAAGAACGCGATCCTGATAGCCGGGCCGACCGCCAGCGGCAAGTCGGCATTGGCGCTCGACCTGGCCGAACGCGCAGGCGGCGTTGTCGTCAACACCGATTCCATGCAGGGCTATTCAGTTCTCGAAGTGCTGACCGCCCGGCCGGAGGCCGCCGACCTCGCGCGCGTGCCGCATTTTCTCTACGGCCACGTCCATCCCGGTACCGCTTATTCGACGGGCGCCTGGCTGCGCGATGTGATGAAACTCATCGATGACGGCGCGCTGTCGCGGCGACCGATCTTCGTCGGCGGCACCGGCCTCTATTTTCGGGCGCTGGCCGAGGGCATTTCGGAAATGCCCGACATTCCACCGCGCATCCGCGACCGCTGGCGCTACGAGTTGAAGGAGCAAGGCGCGGTCAAGCTGCACGGCCTGCTGCTGCGCGAGGATTCGAGAGCCGCCATGCAGCTCAAGCCAACCGATAGCCAGCGCGTCGTGCGGGCGCTCGAAGTGCTCGATGCCTCCGGCCGGTCGATCCTGGATTGGCAGGCTGAGCGCGGCCGGCCGCTCATCGACAGGCGGACGGCGCGTTTCCTGGTCATCGAGCCGGATCGGGCCGCGCTGGTTGACCGCATCGAGAGGCGCTTCGACCAGATGCTGGACAAGGGCGCGCTGGAGGAGGTCAGGCGACTCGCAGCCCTTGGCCTCGATCCGGACTTGCCGGCGATGAAGGCGATCGGCGTTCGCGACCTGCAGGCGGCGATGGCCGGACAGCTGAGCTTTCCCGAGGCGATCGAGCGCGCCAAGATCGCAACCCGGCAATACGCCAAGCGGCAGACGACCTGGTTTCGCCATCAGTTGGGGCCGGAATGGCAGAGATTGCGCCCGGGTGACGATCTCGAAACCACGATCCAAACACTTGTTGCTAATGCAACTTAA
- a CDS encoding serine protease Do, with amino-acid sequence MTSTFLLRAARRTFIAGTAALLVGTVAVPSFVMPTFAADGPASVADLAQGVLGAVVNISTSQTVKGTEGPGAVPMPQLPEGSPFQDFFDDFFKNRGGDKDNGAQKVQSLGSGFVIDAEQGIVVTNNHVIADADDIEVNFSDGVTLKATLVGTDTKTDVAVLKVDPKGHKLTAVKFGDSTKMRVGDWVMAVGNPFGLGGTVTVGIVSARNRDINSGPYDDFIQTDAAINRGNSGGPLFNSAGEVIGINTAIISPSGGSIGIGFSIPSQLASGVVDQLRQFGETRRGWLGVRIQPVTDDIAESLGMATAKGALVAGVIKGGPVDNGTIQAGDVIIKFDGKDIHEMRDLPRVVAESPVGKAVDVLIVRKGVEQTVKVTLGRLEDGEKLASGENGNTDQDKGDKAPAVSTASVLGMTVGELNDETRKKFSIAADVSGVVITDVAKDSAAAERGIQPGEVITEIAQESVATPKDVMDRIGALKEQGRKNALLMLASKTGELRFVTIRMD; translated from the coding sequence ATGACATCCACATTCCTTTTGCGCGCGGCACGGCGGACCTTCATCGCCGGCACGGCAGCGCTTCTTGTCGGTACTGTCGCCGTCCCGTCCTTCGTGATGCCGACCTTCGCGGCAGACGGACCTGCTTCGGTGGCCGACCTCGCGCAAGGCGTGCTCGGCGCGGTGGTCAACATCTCGACCTCGCAGACGGTCAAGGGCACGGAAGGGCCGGGTGCGGTGCCGATGCCGCAGCTTCCCGAAGGCTCGCCCTTCCAGGACTTCTTCGATGATTTCTTCAAGAACCGCGGCGGCGACAAGGACAATGGCGCGCAGAAGGTGCAGTCGTTGGGATCCGGCTTCGTCATCGACGCCGAGCAAGGCATCGTCGTCACCAACAACCACGTGATTGCGGACGCCGACGACATCGAAGTCAATTTCTCCGATGGCGTGACGCTGAAGGCGACGCTGGTCGGCACAGACACCAAGACCGATGTCGCGGTGCTGAAAGTCGATCCGAAGGGCCACAAGCTCACGGCGGTGAAGTTCGGCGATTCCACCAAGATGCGCGTCGGCGACTGGGTGATGGCGGTCGGCAATCCGTTCGGCCTTGGCGGCACGGTCACGGTCGGCATCGTCTCGGCCCGCAACCGCGACATCAATTCCGGTCCCTATGACGATTTCATCCAGACCGATGCGGCGATCAATCGCGGCAATTCGGGCGGACCGCTGTTCAACAGCGCTGGCGAGGTCATCGGCATCAACACGGCGATCATTTCGCCGTCCGGCGGCTCGATCGGCATCGGCTTCTCCATCCCGTCGCAGCTCGCCTCGGGCGTCGTCGACCAGTTGCGCCAGTTTGGCGAGACCCGGCGCGGCTGGCTCGGCGTGCGCATCCAGCCGGTCACGGACGACATCGCCGAGAGCCTCGGCATGGCGACAGCCAAGGGCGCTCTGGTCGCCGGCGTCATCAAGGGCGGACCGGTCGACAACGGCACCATCCAGGCAGGCGACGTCATCATCAAGTTCGACGGCAAGGACATCCATGAGATGCGCGATCTGCCGCGCGTCGTCGCCGAAAGCCCGGTCGGCAAGGCCGTCGACGTGCTGATCGTGCGCAAGGGTGTCGAGCAGACGGTGAAGGTGACGCTGGGCCGGCTCGAGGATGGCGAAAAGCTCGCCAGTGGCGAGAACGGCAACACCGACCAGGACAAGGGCGACAAGGCTCCGGCCGTTTCGACCGCCTCTGTGCTGGGCATGACCGTCGGTGAACTCAATGACGAGACGCGCAAGAAGTTCAGCATCGCCGCCGATGTTTCCGGCGTCGTCATCACCGATGTCGCCAAGGATTCGGCCGCCGCCGAGCGCGGCATCCAGCCCGGCGAGGTGATCACCGAGATCGCGCAGGAATCGGTCGCCACGCCCAAGGACGTCATGGACCGGATCGGCGCGCTGAAGGAGCAGGGCCGCAAGAACGCGCTCCTGATGCTGGCGTCGAAGACCGGCGAGTTGCGCTTCGTGACGATCCGGATGGATTGA
- a CDS encoding diguanylate cyclase gives MRFHKAESAFFVFIFVILAAGLVTLHAYGLLQSFATELHTQSGLDKVIYLNKLLFATGVLLATALFFGIFFIYPLIRKQATEEGKLRAMTVSLSARSETLEHAALTDGLTGMQNRRYFDDALKEYLEEFRRIEKPVGLMILDLDHFKQVNDTHGHDVGDEVLKAVASCLKDMTRYHDVVARLGGEEFAVVTPNMEAELLAKFAERIRKAIANMSILSGNVRLKITTSVGLAVWDRKETAEEFYRRADRQLYEAKRQGRNRVCA, from the coding sequence ATGCGTTTCCATAAGGCGGAATCCGCTTTTTTCGTCTTTATTTTCGTGATCCTGGCCGCTGGCCTGGTGACGCTGCACGCCTATGGGCTGTTGCAATCCTTCGCCACGGAACTCCATACGCAGTCGGGCCTGGACAAGGTCATCTACCTCAACAAGCTGTTGTTCGCGACCGGTGTGCTGCTGGCGACTGCGCTGTTCTTCGGCATCTTCTTCATCTATCCGCTGATCCGCAAACAGGCGACGGAAGAAGGCAAGCTGCGCGCCATGACTGTCTCGCTCAGCGCCCGCTCCGAAACGCTCGAGCATGCCGCGCTGACCGACGGCCTGACCGGCATGCAGAATCGCCGTTATTTCGACGATGCGCTGAAGGAATATCTCGAAGAGTTCCGGCGCATCGAAAAGCCGGTCGGGCTGATGATCCTCGATCTTGACCATTTCAAGCAGGTCAACGACACCCACGGCCACGATGTCGGCGACGAGGTGCTCAAGGCTGTCGCCAGCTGCCTGAAGGACATGACACGCTACCACGACGTGGTGGCGCGGCTGGGCGGCGAGGAGTTCGCCGTGGTCACGCCCAACATGGAGGCGGAGTTGCTGGCCAAATTCGCCGAGCGCATCCGCAAGGCGATCGCCAACATGTCGATCCTCTCGGGCAATGTCCGCCTCAAGATCACCACCAGCGTCGGCCTCGCCGTCTGGGACCGCAAGGAAACGGCCGAGGAATTCTACCGTCGCGCCGACCGCCAGCTCTATGAAGCCAAGAGGCAAGGCCGCAACCGCGTCTGCGCCTAA
- a CDS encoding acetyltransferase, ribosomal protein N-acetylase gives MKPMRTERLILRNWEDRDRELFHRINSDERVMEFFPFRRDRAAADAKMDEFHAWIEEDGYGFAAAEIAATGECIGFVGLLATDHVPSLPADTIEIGWRLAPEFWGKGYVTEASEAWLAYGFETLAVDEIVSFAVAENHRSTAVMKRLGMTADPSADFDHPSIPDSHPALKRHVLYRLSRADWWARKKAAG, from the coding sequence ATGAAACCCATGCGCACCGAGCGTCTCATCCTGCGCAATTGGGAGGACCGCGACCGCGAGCTCTTCCATCGCATCAATTCCGATGAGCGCGTCATGGAATTCTTCCCGTTCCGCCGCGACCGTGCCGCCGCGGACGCCAAGATGGACGAATTCCACGCCTGGATCGAAGAGGACGGCTATGGCTTCGCTGCGGCCGAGATTGCCGCGACCGGCGAATGCATCGGTTTCGTCGGCCTCCTCGCGACCGACCATGTACCATCGCTGCCGGCCGACACGATCGAGATCGGCTGGCGGCTGGCGCCCGAATTCTGGGGCAAGGGCTATGTCACCGAGGCCTCGGAAGCCTGGCTGGCCTACGGTTTCGAGACATTGGCCGTCGACGAGATCGTTTCCTTCGCCGTCGCGGAAAACCACCGCTCGACCGCCGTCATGAAACGCCTCGGCATGACGGCCGACCCATCGGCTGACTTCGACCATCCCAGCATTCCCGACAGCCATCCCGCGCTCAAGCGGCACGTGCTTTACCGGCTTTCGCGCGCGGACTGGTGGGCAAGAAAAAAGGCGGCTGGTTAG